The genomic stretch ACCTCTTTGCTTATTGTATCTGCTTTGGTAGCAATTTCATCAAGTGAAAATAAAGATTGATGTTTCTTGAAAATTTTCTTCAAAGAAGCACATGGCTCTTTCTGTTGGTATCCACCAACAACATACATAAATTGGTCCACAATGTCTTTCATCTCATATGCCAATCTTCGTACTTGCCTTACCCAAGTTTCTATGATTTCACTATTGCAGCCCTTCATGTCAATTCCCTTAAGGACTCCATTAATAATATCAAGTTCATCTTTTATCAGTTTCATATTTACTGGAAGTGCCATTTGGAACACAGAATTCTTTCCAAGCAAGGGTTTACCTAACTTTAGTGTTTCACATGCCACAACTATTCCTATCTTTTTTTATGACTAAAAGAACAGCAACTTCTACCATTTCTCTTTGTGCAGTTGACTTCAATATGCTAGTACAATATATTTGCAATGACTAACACTTAAAACTTATGCTCAAATTCCATCCTCTTACTTCACACCTACAAAAGTAATACAACTTTTTAACAATAGGAAATTCTAACTAATAAGCGAAATTTCAATTGTTAAAGGGAACctgatttttttaagaaatCTGATCTGACCTGCATCTTGCAGAAAATTGTTGAAAGGGATACATTATTCTGGGAGTACATGAACTTGGTGGGAAAAAGATATTGTACAGACTACGGACAAAAAGATGGTGTATCAGCAGTACATAGTCCTTCTGCTCCTGCTACTTCCATACTGATTTCATCTGGGGGGAATGGAGGAAAAGGTGTAAGTTAAGGATAAAAAGGCATGGAAACATTGAGTTTTCTCTCAAATTGCGCCAAACAATATAAGAAATAAAAAGGCTGTAATTTATTTACTTGCAATAGAACAACAGATTTTGTCGTGATGAACAAATGAATTTAAATGTAACATTTATATCTCTATTGTAATTGCTGTGCAAATTAGCAACAATAGTAGGGCTCTTGGTTAGTGAGAAGAAGAAATAAGTGACAAGAGGTGAGAGTATTGCACCTTACACATTTTATCGAATTGTATCTATGGACAGGTCGATGTGAAAAATATGTCCATTCAAGTAAAGGAAGAGAGTGTCAGCAAAGTTCCAAGTGTGCAGTACCAGTTTGTGATAGTAAAGAAAGTATAGAATTGAGAGTGCAGTGGGAGCCCCAGCTTCAATGCTtcacatatatatacacatttATATATATGGATGACGTTATTATCAACTGCAAGTTCCATCAATTTTCACAAATTACATGGACTTATATTATAAAAGACATTAGGTGTGTAGCATAGAATATGGTTTCCCTAATAACATACAGCTCAACATGTAAACAAAGAATTCCAAGAAAGTTGACCTTTTCCCTGAAACTCAGAGGTAAATGACTTTTTTCATTACTACAGGTATACATCATCTACAAGAACTTAGACCTTTCGAAGGAGGAAGTTATCCGGCAACTGCACAGCTCAAATGAGGAACTTAGATCTTTAATGTTCTCATGGATGGACCTTTTGATGTAATCTTCATGTAAATTTCTTTCAGCTCCCCCACGGTTTCCCCTCAAAAGGTacctaaaagaaataaaaaaaaaaacgaactccaGTTGACTTGACTAGCTGAGTCCTAGACTGTGGGTTGATGGTCACATCAGTATTCAGTACCTTGTTTGCTTAAGAAGAAAGATAAATAATCACTCCATTACTCTGTGTTGCTATCATAATCAGTGTCAACTCAACGTTTAGGCTATTGAGAACTTTCTCAAACCAGATTCAAGGAAGACCTAATTAATGCAGAAAAGGAAATGGCCTAAGATGGGACCTATCTCATTAATCCTATCACTTTCAGAGGTTATACACATTTGTTCCCGAAACACCATAGCCGGGCCAATAGTGGGATGGCTCCATGATTGTGTAAACTGCAAGACCTTTTCCATCCAAACTGGTTTAGAAACTAAAACTTTGTGCGCATAACATCACTTCAAGAAAGAAACGAGAAATGCCGTGGTTGATGAATgcctaaatttttttaaaaaaaaacgtgTGCAGCCTCTAACAAGATGATAAAACAGCAATACTATTCTGGATGCCTATCATCTACTTTTGAACAATACTCTTGTTCCTTTTCGTTTGAAGAAATGAGCTCGAGatggtgcctatttcattgatagagagGAGCATTGTTTTTAAAATGAAGGATAGGATTGTTGCTACTCAGTGCTGTTTGGCCTTTGGGGTGTTGTCTTCGACAAAGTCAAATTTCCTAGTAAGCGGAGCAAGTGCATGGATGAAATGCACTTGGCTCAGCAATTTTGAAACTTGGTATCCAAGGTAAAAGATAAAAATAACCCAGATTGGGAAATCGATGAGGAGCGTATGCGGCTGCATTGCAATGAAATTAGGTGTTTAATCGGTGTGTGCATGACTAAGGCTGGGAGGAATCTAGAGGTGCCTTTTGCGTCGCAACTAATCTCTGTTCCTCTTATTTGCACCGGCAAAGCTTGGAGCTCGCCTCTCAAATCTGAGCAGCCAGTTGTGATCGCGGCAGGCACAAGGCTCCGACCTTCATGGTCCAGGAGAGACAAGGAGCGCTCACATTGGACCAAGCCGCCATGCCCGCTGGCATTGAAGCTCAAGCATTGTGCCTACTTGCTACCAGCAGGAGCAGATGAGTAGACGGCTGGGACGTAAAAAATTGCAAGAACGCTTAGATAGACGCTTGATGAGATAGAATTATTAAACTTAATGTAAGAGCTTTATGTTAGAAATAATTATCCTTTATGTTAGGACAAAATATCAGATACTACCtctgtcaaaaaaaaagttactctAGAAATTTTGAAACAAATTAGTGCTCAAGGTAATATACCTAGCTGCCCCCTTACTATTCAAGTGAACTGGTTTTGCTTGCGAGGTAATTAAGGGTTCCCATGCGACCTTTTCTAGATAAAGATTTGATCTGCATCATGCATGGCTCCGGTTTGATACTAAACTTAAGCGATGCACGCGCCCATTTGCTTGCAtgtcatatttttttatcaaacaTGGATTAAATAAAGGGGGGGCCCTTGATGTAGAATCTATAGTGacatgtttttgggggaaaattttGAATCTTACGCTGTTTTTATTGTAGGATGGATACTAGGTCTACTCAATAAAACTAGTGCCAATGTAAACATTTGCAAATGCTTTCAATGTCACACAAATTAGCAAAATAGACAATTTGTGCAATGGCTTGTCTATATACTATTTGATGGATGCAAGCCTGTAGTTGTATCAACTCCAAGTTTCAGCAATTTTAAAAATTTACTGGGATTTAGATTGCAAAGGATATCATATTTGTATATAGCAGATAAAATATGGTTTTCACAATCTGTAGACAACCTAACTCGTAAGCAAAGTATTCCATCATAGTTGACCTTTTCTTCTGAAACTCATAGGCAAAAGACACTTCCATTTAGGCTAAATAATTGCACGCGCGTCAGCGCGTGAGGAAAACATTTGGTCTAGTCCACTGAAACTGATTAGGTTTGGTCAATGTCAACTTCAGATCAGATTCAAGGAACGCTCACAGAAATTAGTCCAAGGTAAGTTCGGCTATCAATCCTATCACTTTCAAAGGCTATGCACGTCTGAACCAAAAATTAGTTGCTTGGTCGGTGGGTGACTGACTAGAATCTGGCTGGAAGCAATCGAAAGGTACCTTGTCGTCGCCAAGTTGGCAACCAATCCCTGTCCCTCTCCTTCGCAGGGTGCTAAAGCTTGGAGCTCGCCTCTCAAGTCGGAGCAACCAGACGCCGCCGCAGCTGTGGTCACGACAACCACAGGCTCCGACCTCCGCGGTCCAAGAGAGATGGAGGCACGCTCGCTAAGGACCAAACCGCCATGCCCCGCCGGCGCTGTGCGCCACTGGGGCTGCTCGCTAGCAGAGCTGCAGAGGAGTAGAGGGTTGCGATATCAGGGATTGAGCGGGAGAGGAGTGGGGTGGGGTTTTCAATAATCGCCGCCGGGATAGAAGGCAGGCGAACTGGCGGACGGCGGAGGCatccggcgggcgggcgcgagGAGATGCCGCGGGGGTGGGACTTGGGAGGGATCAGGGAACAGACCACAAGACGACAGTCCAAACCAACTAGGTGGCATTCGGCAAATACTGGCGGCTACTTATCGTTATTAAACTTATAgagtatttttaaaaaattcaaaaatatttgGATCGTACGCGATATAATATAGAAGAAATTTTGTTAAAAGTCAGGTTTCAGGCAGGCGGCGACACACTGCCGGTCAGGTGGTGCTGTCACCGGCGAACTACGCTAGCTCCGGCGCCATGCGTCGCAGGTTCACCCTCCAAATACACCCGGTGCATTGCTAACTCAGACAGTCGGATCCCGTCCGCGTCGCTGGCTCCCTGACATCCGCCGCGCTCGGTGGCTAGAGACGGCGAGAAACCATAGCGTCTACAGCACAAGAAACCTGTTTCCAGGATGCATCCGCCAAAGGAATGCAAAACAAAGGGCAGCGGTCGTCGCAGTTCGAGCACTTCAGCAGAGCAGCAATCCACCTCTGCAGTACCTTTTCGGGCATTTGTTTCTTCAATTGACATCAAATGTGCTATGAAAATTACCAATTATGTGTTGAATGCATCGTGACGTTGATTAACCACCTGAAACCAAATTCACAGGAAGGAAAGTGCACCCGAAACAACAAGATTCTGTAATAGGGAACAAAACAGAGAAAACAGAGACATGGTGCTTCATGCAAGGTTATAGGGTTCACTCATTCTAAACAGGGCCAAAAGTGAGATTCAGATTTGAGCTTTGGGTCTTCAGTGCCAGCGCGGATCAGGCATCAAACCACCACCGTGCACCTTCTCTCGGCTTTGACATAGGGTCACGATTACAGTCACTTTTAGCGGTCTTCACATACAATGTAACTGCAGTACTCAATGTCCCAATTACATACAAGATTATTACATGCGTTACTTGTCTCACTAATTATCTCAAGCAGTACTGAATATACCATCAAACGTCGACATCAGAAACAGGAATGTTATAATGACATAACCTGATATAGCAATACTGAACCCATACGCTATTTTAAACTGGCTGATCAAAGAAAAGGTCATGGTTATGGAACACAACATATTGTTTGACATTGCTCAACAGAGGGACGTCTCATCCATGCATGAAAGTGTGATCCGTGTCAAAGTGGATCTGCAAGGATGGAAATATACTCAGGTTAGAACACCATGTGAAAAAAttgttcaaaaagaaaaaaccatGTGATGATTAATGAGTCGCAGCAATCTTGTTGAGAGAAATCTAGGAAGAGAAAGTTTGCCAGTTGTGCTGAAACTAAATACAATAATCATTAtgcaatatctttttttttgcgaatcatGATGCAATATCTAATTCAAAAGCCTGTGgagaaataaatatgaaagtttGGAACAGATCAGAGGAGTCAAGCTTTTATTAATTGATAAATATGCTAATAATCAAGCCCCAAACTGATACAGAATGATAACCATTGAATTTCATGCAAATCCATTGGTGGAACACGTAATCCAAAAATTGCAGTGTTTAGATATACACTTTGAGCCACCTGCAAGTGAGGGTAAAAAATAGCATGGTATTTAGGCCATTCTCATTGGTAGTTTCATGGAGAGTTTCATGAGTATTAATTTTCATGCCATATAACCAATTTTGCTGACTTAGCAATGTATTtataaggagagagaagaagttTCATcgtatgtgagaggagtttcatccccatgacactcaactggcacagttacctagtttccagtcttggtaactgtgcactgagactaGCCTTAGTATTTAGTGATCAAGGACCAGTTCTTGTCACGTGTAGTGTTGCATGGTGAAATCCGGGTCCACAAAAAATAAATGTCCACATTTAGAAATAATTACATGGTTCTGAAAAGCCAAATAAAGCCTAACAACACTGtttaattgaaaaaaaaaactaacaacATCAGGAGAAGGTTTCACTTGCCTTCAGTTGTTGAGTAGACATTCGGGATATGGTCTAGCTTTGCCTTCCAAAAATTGCTTGCAAAAGCACCGTGCTGTCCGTGCATATTGATGCAATATGCCTCTTTGAGGGATGCAAGAAAATCGACCCCAATAGGGGCGTCCTGCAGTTCTGGAAGGTTATCCATATAAAGATATTCGAGATTTACCAAAGCTCCATCATATATGCATATTTGATTGACATGAGGCAAATCCTTCAAAAGAATCTTCTTAAGGTTTTGGAACGAATCAGCATTGAAATGTAGTTGCTGCCCAGTGTACGCCCTAGTGAGATCTAAATAAGTTAATTTTGACAATCTAGAGAGCTGTGATAACTGGTTCTCTGTGAGCTGACAATACTTCAGACTTATTAGATAAAGTTCACTTCCATGATTTAAGAAAAATGGAGATTCAAAAGTACCCTCTGAAAAACGCCCATACAAATCAAGCACTTGAAGAGGATTTGGAAGTTCCAAATTGTCCAGGTGGAGCAGCTCATTTTCGTTCCAGGTCCTTATTTCTAGTCTTGAGAGGTGGCGCATCTTTGATAAAGCATCACACAGTTGTGCACAATGGCTATTCTTTACATCAGAAATGCTAAGGACCCTAAGCTGGGATAAATTTCCAAGATTTGCAACAAAGACATTAGTTGCCCGGATTTCATTCAAAGACTGTAATTCCTTCAAAGTCCACAAGCCCTCAAATGGCTCCATAGATTCCCAATTATTGAAACTTTTATATGTTGCATCTATCAATTTGAAAAAAAGTAGGTGACGCAATTGCTTCAGTTTTGACATACCTTGAGGGAACTTCAGCAATTGTGTACACTCAAGACTCAATGTTTGTAAATTTTGAAGCTTTGTAATAAATTCAGGCAATTCCTTCACATTTGTGTTGTTGAGACACAAAAACCTAAGGTTAAATAGCTCCCCAACTGAATCAGGAACGGTTTCAATAGGTGAGTCTGACAAGTCTAATACCACTAGGTACTTCGATTTGGACAATATAGAAGAGTACCACGAAGATAATGCCATGCTGGTGTCAAATGTTATGAACGCACGAAGCCtggatgaatatatacttaaTGGGATGCCCTTGTTGCACTGAAGCACCGACAAACGACGAGAATCAAAATCCACCATTACCCCATGATTTTCATCATAATTTGTACTAAAACTCTCTTTTGTAGATTGGAAAATGGCTAGTTCACGAACAAGATCATGCATACGAAGACATTTTATTCTAGCAAAGCTGTTCCGGGACGCAACTTGAAGCATGCTTCGATTGACAAGTTGATCCACATAACCATCAGCAACATCTTCTAAGCTGCTTGCTCCATTTGGTTCAATAAACCCTTCGGCGATCCACATCCAAGTCAAATTTCTTCTGCCTATGAGATAATCTTCTGGGAAAACAGCACAATACAGGAAGCAATTTTTCAAGTAATGCGGTAGGTATTTATAGCTTAGATTTAAAATTTTCTCCACACGATTTAGGTTctcgttgatatgtagctcccAAATAAGTTGATTAAAAAAGAGTCTCCACTCTTTAACACTCTTCCTTTTTAGGGACAATATACTGCCTATCGCCACGAGGGCTAATGGCAAACCGTCACATTTCTCCACTATATCTTTACCACACTGATGTAGATCTGGAGGGCAGATATGATTCTGAATTTTTGGAAATGCCTTCCTGCAAAATAGAACCCATGCATCATGGTCATTTAGAGGCTCTAATTTGATCTTACAACCATCCTCAGCCATTGAAGcaacttcctccattcttgtGGTGATTATTACTCTGCTTCCCAGTCCATTATCGACAAGAATATTCCTGAGTTTTAAAATAACTTCAGTCGTCCAGACATCATCTAATATGACCAAGTACCGCTTGTTACTCATAATCTGTTTCAACTCGTCTATTAGATATGTACTGTTCATGCTCTCAGCATCAAATTCTTTCTTGTCTTTTCGGAGGAGATCACTCAGCATGTTTCTCCAAATATCTTCCAGCTTATATTTGTGAGAGATAGAAACCCATGTATGACAATCAAAGCTAGATAGTTCATTTTTGTACACATCGTTGACAAGAGTGCTTTTTCCTATGCCACCCATACCCCACACAGCAATGATCCGCAGCAAATGATCTTCAAAATGCAATGCACCAATCAAGGTTTGTTTATTTTTATCAGTTCCTACAAGATCATCATCGTTGATTGAGTAATCATGTCCAGGAAGATACGGTTCAGTTTCATAGCTTGTTACTGGAGTAGTAGTTCCACAATCTAATGGTTTGGCCCAACGGTTTCTACTTTCAGAAAGTTGCTTAAGCTCTTGATTTATTCTCTTAGTTTCAATAGCAATTTCATCCAATGAAAACAATGATTGAGGTTTCTTCACAATTTTCTTGACATGATCACACCATGATCTTTTCTGATTGTTGTTGCCGACTACATAGAAAAACTGATCCACAATGTCTTCCATATCAAATGCCAATCTTCGGACTTGTCCTATCCAAGTTTCTATGACCTCACCTTTCCTGTCTATTTCATTAAGAAAAGCACGAATAAGCTCGAGCTCGTTCTTAATCAATTTCATGTCACACGGTAGTTCTGTTATTGACTGAGATTTCTTTGCAAGCAAAGGTCTAGCGGACCTTAGTGTCTCTTCTGCTAGAGCTATGGTTATCTTTTTCATGACAAGAAGAATAGCAATCTCCGCCATTTTTCCTCCTGCACTTTACATCAATATATCAGCACTAATAGTGACAAAAGTAACCGAAGAAAACTTCTACTGGATAGTAAATCATTACTAGTGTGGCATGTAATGTAATGGCAGAGAAGATGTCAAGTGAACAATTTGAGGGAGAAATGATGAcgcatactccctccgtcccaaattactatttattttcacttttctaaatacatagcttttcatatgcacctaaatatatactaATGTTTAGGTATGTAATAAAAGTTATGTacgaaaagttaaaatgaatagcaatttgggacggagggagtagatcatAGGCTACGTGGTGGTTGTTGACCAAGCGACGAGACAATGACACTTCTAAGATAAGTACAATGTTaggaggaaaggagaggccCATGAAATCGCTACCGATAATAATATTAAAAGTAggagtttttcttttatttgttgaGTCTCGCTTTGCTATAGAAGGACTGTGTTTTGGAGGCCCAAAACACTCAATTTGTGGACTGTCGATCAATCTGAACTAACAATGATCCAGATCTTCTCTCTCAATAACCCTAACTCTTTCTTCTTCCAATCCATCCATAATGCACGCACTTCTattccacgccgccgccaccgcctcccaacATCATCctttgtcggtgtttagacccggcaacctaccaaggggggtgcccgaggtagtgtttagtacGTAGGgcttgccgagatcaggaactcgaaggtgaacacgAATACACGATTTAaataggttcggaccgctagattgtgtaataccttACGctctgtgtgttggttggattgaattgctttggagggggtccctatcTTGCCTTATATTACCGGGGGCatggttacaggtcggttgatttacaagaatactagtcgaattcgactagatgagtccgactctaattgctacgagtagttttcctaatcctcgactactTCCTATcctgccacgtagactacgctgtcctgcaccatagcctccatgtctgacacgtctcagtGTCCAGCCCTGTATCTAGAACTATCCAAACTTTCTGGTGAGCCCAtatatgtatgtacgacaagcccccgagtactttttagtcaaatgcagcagtcccgagtacttttgtagacttctcCGACTAGctttggtgctctttgagtactccattggATTGCATCTTCAAACGTACTCGAGCActgtcatgcggctagaataTGCTCAAGTCTCATTtaacttgatcttgaatcttcaattttgaattttcttatGGAAGTACGacgaaagtcacactccatatggagtagcccccaagccttaggttgaatcgaagaatcaagtTGAGGGttaatctgtaatttgcatctctTTATCCTTAAGatccagagaaaaaaaaattagctgATGGGCACGTGACACACaacccccgagccgttacacgactagttttgtgggtataagggtcaaccttcggtcaacgtgaccatcctttaatagtaaccttatctcttccgaaaataaTGAAAACTGCCAATCAGGTGCGAAATCTTCGGACCATTAAATCGGAATATTCCCTTAATCCCACTGCTGTTACTGCattgcggttataaataacggaggaaaatATCCCTTCCGTTTTACCTGTGCCATCTGCTTTTTCAACTTCCGCATTGTAGTCCTAGCGCCACCGCTGCCCGATCCTCGAGCTctagcgccgccgtcccccaccACGTAGCCCCCAAGTGTATGCGAAGGAAAACCCTCGTGGCAacaaggatggggaagaaagtGACTGCGTCCAAAGCGGTGGaaggcaggaagaagaaggcggataagaagaaggagatccaactgcTAGCCCTAAAGTATGGAAAGACATATCAAACCGCGCTGCCATTCCCTGCGTGGGCCTGGAAGCGATCATCGCTCAAGGAAGAGGACATCAAGACACTTGTAGCGGCCAACCTCCTCCAAGAGAAAGATGTCCTCAACTGGAGGTCTGCATTCAGCAACTCGTGGCCGCTGGAGACATACGTGGATGAGACGGTACTTCTCACATTTTATTAAGCGTGGACTTGCTTTGCCTACTTCCAACTTCTTTCGTGGCCTCCTggactactacaagattgaactTGTGCATCTCAACCCCAATAGCATTTTGCATGCCGCAAtctttgtacatctgtgcgaagtgtTCTTGGGGATCCAGCCACACTTCCAACTCTTCCGCAAATTCTTCCGCGTCAAACCGCAGCCCAAGAGAGAACACACAGAAGTAGTCGGAGGGGCTGGTATCCATATGAGAGAAAAGGTGAAGGGCTTTTACTTGGACTACAAGTTGACTGACTCGCATTCTAGAtggaaggagaggtggtgcTACATCAGCAATCACGAGCCCAAGCTCCCAAAGTTGACAGGCCATCGGCCTACTTGGAACAATAGGTGGCTGGATGAGCCTTCCCACAGAGACTGCCTGCAGCTACCCGAGCTCCTGGACAGGATAGAAAAACTCAAGCAACAAGGGCTAACAGGAGTCGGGGTAGCCTTCAGTTTCATGAAGAGGCGAGTTCTGCCCCTGCAACTTCGGTGTACCTAGGGCTATGACTACTCTGGTGTTAATGACCCATCTAGAATGTCACTAGAGGAGCTCAGTGTTGACGAAGTCATGGCGCGGTTGAGGCGCCTATTAAAAAATGCAAGCGAAATCCCGACGATTGTGCGGGAGTTCTGCGCCGCCAACCCACCAAGCACTGTAAGTACCCATGGTCGcagcccctgagtacttatttttgtaattttttgatGTACTGACTTGTCTGCCTGTGCAAGAAGATGTACACTTGTACTgttccgctcctcctcctcccgga from Setaria italica strain Yugu1 chromosome II, Setaria_italica_v2.0, whole genome shotgun sequence encodes the following:
- the LOC101760087 gene encoding disease resistance protein RPM1, producing MAEIAILLVMKKITIALAEETLRSARPLLAKKSQSITELPCDMKLIKNELELIRAFLNEIDRKGEVIETWIGQVRRLAFDMEDIVDQFFYVVGNNNQKRSWCDHVKKIVKKPQSLFSLDEIAIETKRINQELKQLSESRNRWAKPLDCGTTTPVTSYETEPYLPGHDYSINDDDLVGTDKNKQTLIGALHFEDHLLRIIAVWGMGGIGKSTLVNDVYKNELSSFDCHTWVSISHKYKLEDIWRNMLSDLLRKDKKEFDAESMNSTYLIDELKQIMSNKRYLVILDDVWTTEVILKLRNILVDNGLGSRVIITTRMEEVASMAEDGCKIKLEPLNDHDAWVLFCRKAFPKIQNHICPPDLHQCGKDIVEKCDGLPLALVAIGSILSLKRKSVKEWRLFFNQLIWELHINENLNRVEKILNLSYKYLPHYLKNCFLYCAVFPEDYLIGRRNLTWMWIAEGFIEPNGASSLEDVADGYVDQLVNRSMLQVASRNSFARIKCLRMHDLVRELAIFQSTKESFSTNYDENHGVMVDFDSRRLSVLQCNKGIPLSIYSSRLRAFITFDTSMALSSWYSSILSKSKYLVVLDLSDSPIETVPDSVGELFNLRFLCLNNTNVKELPEFITKLQNLQTLSLECTQLLKFPQGMSKLKQLRHLLFFKLIDATYKSFNNWESMEPFEGLWTLKELQSLNEIRATNVFVANLGNLSQLRVLSISDVKNSHCAQLCDALSKMRHLSRLEIRTWNENELLHLDNLELPNPLQVLDLYGRFSEGTFESPFFLNHGSELYLISLKYCQLTENQLSQLSRLSKLTYLDLTRAYTGQQLHFNADSFQNLKKILLKDLPHVNQICIYDGALVNLEYLYMDNLPELQDAPIGVDFLASLKEAYCINMHGQHGAFASNFWKAKLDHIPNVYSTTEGK